The Bradysia coprophila strain Holo2 chromosome II, BU_Bcop_v1, whole genome shotgun sequence genome has a segment encoding these proteins:
- the LOC119085829 gene encoding uncharacterized protein LOC119085829 has protein sequence MSLICPICQENLISKESPDNYVNKCGHVYHSNCILPWWDRTPEPTCPQCRDPCNIDTITKIYLTVDDTAMASGDGNRSTTSAIAMDDPKAEALLRQVKEHINLQTYNQTKDLNDKFRQLNSEFSTMLLNNITRLRSNYDDKLSAVSKELTTAISTAMDHERTDPESCNLADVHSKTKVRRQNKFLHPVAGITCLIAVITLIIVIVYSHLILDAIHSSATSLNIQNISQRLEVLNDELHQIANNSSRDNKNLRLAVDSVGKSVGNGAKTQDILKRLDDVSHRGDQLLLEQIQTDRRINLKLEVLENSINILKTRIEADKTPKSQTNFFDDRQSQLEEKNRELEAKLVHLKNILDKSSNATPEALRKEIENDSRLASETEDPKSIREEAVELWNKLINSGSSTSGGVEVSVKIVLIVASTLTTFLFQMN, from the exons ATGAGCCTCATCTGTCCAATCTGCCAGGAAAACTTGATAAGCAAAGAATCACCGGATAATTATGTCAACAAATGCGGTCACGTTTACCACTCGAACTGCATTCTTCCATGGTGGGATCGTACTCCGGAACCGACATGTCCGCAGTGCCGTGACCCATGCAACATCGACACCataaccaaaatttatttgacagtCGACGATACAGCGATGGCGAGTGGAGACGGTAACAGATCAACAACTTCGGCGATTGCGATGGACGATCCGAAAGCGGAAGCATTGTTGCGACAAGTCAAAGAGCACATCAATCTTCAAACGTACAACCAGACTAAGGATTTGAATGATAAATTTCGTCAATTgaattcggaattttcaacGATGCTGCTGAACAACATAACACGCCTGCGAAGCAATTATGATGACAAACTGTCGGCAGTTTCCAAAGAATTGACTACAG CTATTTCAACTGCTATGGACCACGAACGAACCGACCCCGAATCCTGCAATCTTGCCGATGTTCATTCAAAGACGAAAGTTAgaagacaaaataaatttctacaTCCAGTGGCCGGTATCACTTGCCTTATCGCAGTCATTACCCTGATCATCGTCATTGTTTATTCGCATTTAATTTTGGATGCCATACACTCCAGCGCAACTTCATTAAACATTCAGAACATATCACAACGACTGGAAGTGTTGAACGACGAACTGCATCAGATCGCAAATAATTCGAGCCGTGACAACAAAAACCTTCGGTTGGCCGTGGATAGTGTTGGAAAATCTGTCGGAAACGGGGCAAAGACGCAGGACATACTGAAACGTCTCGACGATGTGAGTCATCGTGGCGACCAGCTGTTACTGGAACAGATTCAAACCGATCGACGGATTAATTTGAAACTGGAAGTGTTGGAAAATAGCATCAACATACTGAAGACGCGAATCGAGGCCGACAAAACGCCAAAATCGCAAACGAATTTCTTCGATGACCGGCAGAGTCAATTGGAAGAAAAGAATCGTGAATTGGAGGCGAAACTGGTGcatttgaagaatattttagACAAAAGTTCGAATGCAACACCGGAAGCGTTGCGTaaagaaatcgaaaatgatAGCCGATTGGCGTCGGAAACGGAAGATCCGAAAAGTATACGTGAAGAAGCCGTTGAACTGTGgaataaattgattaattcGGGCAGCAGTACATCGGGCGGTGTTGAAGTTTCTGTGAAAATTGTATTGATTGTCGCAAGCACCTTGACCACATTCCTTTTCCAAatgaactga
- the LOC119085684 gene encoding zinc finger protein 569-like, with amino-acid sequence MDPLTTTDYDSTPSKKFGEIYCNYMGVLKFNCVLCPKQMDHSEEFILHYMIHFRDVFEIKQELLQDDQHMFEPNVGIAEPVELVCTKEIKLEEPRTSISEEIKPEPRYSEDTGSDHSFSDVESTHSSKLKLIQPRKCGICGQTFVVRKMLKYHIRIHQAGPTPKYYQCDVCGRRVNQKKNLLTHIRRRHGQKVKCEICGKMLRQHYMVAHVRRHNNERNFKCVLCDKAFVMAGELTSHLKSHYTAPPEKLPSSKKFVEPKTCTVCGQRFIGISAYERHIQSHGTTPSLYECDICGGKVKEKKNLRSHMLTLHSGLPKVKVPCTICGKVFTRKYLNLHVRKHNLLDRKPSHMCPICGKTFLVSGDLSAHIRQHNKVVETAPCQVCGKVFAIPGPLTDHMRVHTGERPFPCQICGTRFRTKNMLYVHRTIHWTGKNFSCELCDMKFKNPAGVRSHKRKVHGKKITSRKRRTNDFVEPVIKQENLNVQ; translated from the exons ATGGATCCACTAACAACCACAGATTATGATAGCACGCCGAGCAAGAAATTCGGCGAAATATATTGCAATTACATGGGAGTGCTTAAGTTTAATTGTGTTCTCTGTCCCAAACAAATGGATCACAGCGAAGAGTTCATTCTGCATTATATGATACACTTTCGAGATGTGTTTGAGATCAAACAAGAATTATTGCAAGACGACCAACACATGTTTGAACCAAATGTTGGGATCGCCGAACCAGTGGAACTTGTCTGCacaaaagaaatcaaattggAAGAACCTCGCACGTCGATCAGCGAGGAAATCAAACCGGAACCCAGGTACTCCGAAGATACCGGTTCCGACCATTCGTTTAGTGACGTTGAATCAACGCATTCGTCAAAGTTGAAGCTAATTCAGCCGAGGAAATGTGGCATTTGTGGACAGACATTTGTTGTGAGAAAGATGCTCAAATATCACATTCGCATCCATCAAGCCGGTCCGACGCCGAAATACTATCAATGTGATGTTTGCGGGCGCAGAGTGaaccaaaagaaaaatctacTGACCCACATCCGACGAAGACACGGTCAGAAAGTGAAATGTGAAATATGTGGGAAAATGCTGCGTCAACACTATATG GTTGCCCATGTTCGTCGGCATAACAATGAGCGAAATTTTAAGTGCGTGTTATGTGACAAAG CTTTCGTTATGGCCGGTGAATTAACATCACATTTGAAATCGCACTACACTGCCCCACCAGAGAAATTACCGAGCTCGAAAAAGTTCGTTGAACCGAAAACTTGTACTGTCTGTGGTCAACGGTTTATCGGAATCAGTGCATACGAGCGACACATTCAAAGTCATGGAACCACACCATCGCTGTACGAATGTGATATATGTGGCGG GAAGGTGAAGGAGAAAAAGAATCTGCGATCGCACATGTTGACTTTGCATTCTGGATTGCCAAAAGTGAAGGTGCCCTGCACTATTTGCG GCAAGGTGTTCACTCGGAAATATCTGAATTTACATGTCAGGAAGCACAATCTGCTGGACCGAAAACCTAGTCATATGTGCCCTATTTGCGGCAAAACGTTCCTTGTTAGCGGTGACCTTTCCGCCCATATTCGTCAGCATAACAAAGTTGTGGAAACTGCTCCCTGTCAGGTGTGCGGTAAGGTATTTGCCATTCCGGGTCCTCTAACCGATCATATGCGTGTTCATACCGGCGAAAG ACCATTCCCATGTCAAATTTGCGGCACACGTTTCCGGACAAAGAATATGCTCTACGTCCATCGCACCATCCATTGGACGGGAAAGAATTTTAGCTGTGAACTCTGTgatatgaaatttaaaaatccgGCCGGTGTCCGAAGTCACAAACGCAAAGTTCATGGCAAGAAAATTACGTCGCGTAAGAGAcgaacaaatgattttgtcgAACCGGTTATCAAACAAGAGAATTTGAATGTTCAATGA
- the LOC119085900 gene encoding probable isoaspartyl peptidase/L-asparaginase GA20639, giving the protein MNNQLPRQIEPVVIVHGGAGDIPDSRDHEKHQGTKLAARLGYDRLMAGGSVLDAVEEAVRSMELDENFNAGLGSVLNLDGVVSMEASIMSGDDLKAGCVTLVEDILHPITLARRVMENTNHTFLGADGAMRFAREQQIEILDPKGQLVTQHAKDALEAFKRDKAKGFSTVNAKTEIGDVGTVGAVAIDRNGNIAVATSTGGMTGKIVGRIGDTPLIGSGTYADNNAGGVSTTGHGETIMRYNVAQKILQRIEYLNEDAQTATRIVLEKMTERLTHAAGAITIDINGNVGHYFTAKKMAWAYRKANHIYYGIRIGDNFVEPA; this is encoded by the exons atgaaT AATCAATTACCGAGACAAATCGAACCAGTGGTCATTGTTCATGGTGGCGCAGGAGATATTCCCGATAGTCGTGATCATGAAAAACATCAAGGAACGAAATTAGCAGCCCGATTAGGCTATGACAGATTAATGGCGGGAGGAAGCGTCTTGGATGCAGTGGAAGAAGCTGTTCGATCGATGGAgttggatgaaaattttaatgcaG GATTGGGATCGGTGTTAAATTTGGATGGTGTTGTGTCGATGGAAGCGAGCATAATGTCGGGCGATGATTTAAAAGCAGGCTGTGTGACACTGGTTGAGGACATTTTGCATCCGATTACGCTAGCTCGCCGGGTTATGGAAAATACGAATCACACATTTCTCGGTGCAGATGGTGCCATGAGATTCGCCAGGGAGCAGCAAATCGAGATTCTAGATCCGAAGGGACAATTAGTTACCCAGCATGCCAAAGACGCTTTGGAAGCGTTTAAACGAGACAAAGCTAAGGGTTTCAGCACTGTCAATGCTAAAACAGAAATCGGAGACGTGGGCACTGTTGGAGCGGTCGCAATTGATAGAAATGGAAACATTGCCGTGGCTACGTCTACTGGAGGCATGACAGGCAAAATTGTTGGTCGCATTGGTGATACACCATTAATCGGATCTGGTACCTACGCAGACAATAACGCTG gGGGCGTATCGACGACAGGCCATGGCGAAACTATTATGCGATACAATGTTGCGCAGAAAATTCTTCAACGAATCGAGTACTTGAATGAGGATGCTCAAACAGCGACTCGGATCGTTCTTGAAAAAATGACCGAAAGACTTACCCATGCTGCAGGAGCGATTACAATCGACATAAATGGTAACGTTGGACATTATTTTACTGCCAAAAAAATGGCGTGGGCCTACCGGAAGGCGAATCACATCTACTATGGCATACGTATTGGTGATAACTTTGTTGAGCCGGCTTAG
- the LOC119085821 gene encoding delta(12)-oleate desaturase-like, whose protein sequence is MQTETDRTDEQKNDETNVLLEAGYNYVEGTPQPQPICRPAFTLIELRNAIPPHCFERSMVKSFGYLLRDVVTIISLLCCSFIIFEHQSVPFCFTAIAYPVYWFVQGSFLFGVWVLAHECGHGAFSESDCVNDIVGLIVHSALLTPYHSWKITHRKHHSNTSSCENDLAFVPFTEQEISQSPWSHHLLNDSPLFNLVKAIYFLLLGWPAYLGINASGPSKYRNRPNSHFNPNAEFFSSTNRRSVILSDIGFVLALAAIGYCVYIFNFFLVWRLYIVPYLVMNGYLVLITLLHHTDTYVPHFRSREWSWLRGSLSTIDRSYGTFLDTVLHHITDTHVCHHIFSKMPFYHCVEATEAIKPILGNYYLRDETPILVALWRAITHCIYVQNDGQVVFYKKSLTNK, encoded by the exons ATGCAGACAGAAACAGATCGCAccgacgaacaaaaaaatgatgaaacaaATGTGTTGCTGGAGGCAGGATACAATTACGTAGAAGGAACGCCACAACCACAACCAATTTGTCGGCCAGCATTCACCTTAATCGAATTGAGAAATGCTATTCCACCGCATTGCTTCGAACGTAGTATGGTCAAATCGTTTGGCTATTTATTGAGAGACGTTGTGACTATCATTTCGTTGTTGTGCTGTTCGTTCATTATTTTTGAGCATCAATCAGTACCATTCTGTTTTACAGCCATTGCATATCCTGTTTATTGGTTTGTTCAAGGCAGTTTCTTGTTTGGTGTGTGGGTTTTGGCTCATGAGTGTG GCCACGGTGCATTTTCTGAGAGTGATTGCGTCAACGATATTGTTGGATTAATTGTGCACTCAGCATTATTGACTCCCTACCACAGTTGGAAAATAACACACCGAAAACATCATTCGAACACAAGCAGTTGTGAGAATGACTTAGCCTTTGTTCCGTTCACAGAACAGGAGATTTCGCAATCACCTTGGTCCCATCATCTTCTGAACGATAGTCCACTGTTTAACTTGGTCAAAGCCATTTATTTCTTACTACTGGGATGGCCCGCGTATTTAg GCATAAACGCATCTGGTCCAAGCAAATATCGAAATAGACCAAACAGCCACTTTAATCCAAATGCAGAATTCTTTTCATCGACCAATCGCCGCAGCGTAATTTTAAGTGATATTGGATTTGTTCTAGCACTGGCAGCTATTGGTTACTGCgtctacattttcaattttttccttgTCTGGCGCCTGTACATTGTTCCGTATCTCGTGATGAATGGATATCTCGTACTGATAACACTGTTACATCACACCGACACCTATGTCCCACATTTCCGAAGTAGGGAGTGGTCCTGGTTAAGAGGCTCGCTTTCCACGATTGACCGATCATATGGAACATTTTTGGACACAGTTCTACATCACATAACCGATACTCATGTGTGCCATcacattttttcgaaaatgccGTTCTATCATTGTGTTGAGGCGACCGAAGCAATCAAACCAATTCTAGGGAATTATTACTTAAGGGATGAAACGCCAATATTAGTTGCATTATGGCGGGCGATTACACATTGCATTTATGTTCAGAATGACGGTCAGGTGGTGTTTTACAAGAAGAGTttgacaaataaataa
- the LOC119085921 gene encoding toll-like receptor 6, translating into MDKHILENHSNLAHLDLSKNEIQNLDADVFESLTRLVLLDLSNNLIHNFNNNTFVNLVNLNYLNLSSNALSEIKTGSFATLFHLEILDLSNNKLKTLDVNILPSRLVRKLNWFSIANNQLRELTGFTSSRLPNIRIIGVDSNKFSCWIDCNTANPGAEPNEEADVTTEAIQKLTSVFIGPQKVLKEIIQVNHQGINSSQELANYEQFNDGKNTNLPLISCIFIILCLVIIVAVLITFLLRKREYSEHYAADVLYRRNEMTAADAVENQHYDIVCNK; encoded by the exons ATGGACAAAcatattttggaaaatcatTCAAACTTAGCCCATTTGGATTTATCGAagaacgaaattcaaaatttggaCGCCGATGTGTTTGAAAGTTTGACACGTTTAGTCCTGTTGGACTTATCAAACAATTTGATTCataatttcaacaacaacaccTTTGTGAATCTGGTGAATctgaattatttgaatttatcgTCAAATGCTTTATCTGAGATTAAAACTGGGTCATTTGCAACGTTGTTTCATCTTGAAATATTAGATCTGTCCAATAATAAGCTGAAAACATTGGATGTTAATATTCTTCCGTCTCGTCTAGTAAGGAAGTTGAATTGGTTTTCGATTGCCAATAATCAATTACGAGAATTGACGGGTTTTACCAGCTCTCGGCTTCCAAACATAAGAATTATCGGCGTTGATAGCAATAAATTCAGTTGCTG GATCGATTGCAATACGGCTAATCCTGGAGCTGAGCCGAATGAGGAAGCGGACGTTACGACTGAAGCAATACAGAAACTAACTAGTGTATTCATCGGTCCTCAAAAAGTTTTGAAGGAAATTATTCAAGTGAATCATCAAGGCATAAATAGTAGCCAAGAACTTGCAAATTACGAACAGTTCAACGATGGAAAGAACACAAATCTACCGCTAATTAgttgcatttttattattttatgtttgGTCATCATTGTTGCTGTTTTGATTACATTTTTACTTAGGAAACGAGAGTACAGTGAACATTACGCTGCTGACGTTTTATATCGAAGAAATGAAATGACGGCAGCCGATGCAGTTGAAAACCAACATTATGACATTGTCTGTAACAAATAG